A stretch of the Filimonas lacunae genome encodes the following:
- a CDS encoding fatty acid desaturase, which translates to MAFLDHVLESPSYGWKDASGALITPTNKQLLSEFFSRLNIFKNKKNWLSFFSWMKVAALLPFFVLFICYHFSWPFFIAGFLYSMVLMGTHGTIWHHRYCTHQAYTFRNNFWRFITRNLSLKIIPEEIYVISHHVHHAKSDQPGDPYNATGGFLYCFLADVNHQPISRALDETDYDRVVRLMEHTGVKSNSYKRYVKWGSIACPLQSIMHWLLNWGFWYTTFYFIGGHGLACALFGGAFFWAVGVRTFNYEGHAKGDKEKQKDGTDFNREDNSINQLWPGYVAGEWHNNHHLFPSSARSGFLPYQLDLAWCYIRTLKSIGAVTSYKDSKKQFLERHHEPFMAQKNKIDENSLV; encoded by the coding sequence ATGGCCTTCTTAGATCATGTGCTGGAAAGTCCTTCCTATGGCTGGAAGGATGCCTCCGGTGCGCTCATTACTCCCACTAACAAGCAATTGCTGTCAGAATTTTTTTCAAGATTGAATATCTTTAAAAATAAAAAAAACTGGCTTTCGTTTTTTAGCTGGATGAAAGTGGCGGCGCTGCTGCCCTTTTTTGTATTATTTATCTGTTACCATTTCTCATGGCCTTTCTTTATCGCAGGCTTCCTGTACAGTATGGTATTAATGGGCACACACGGTACTATCTGGCATCACCGGTATTGTACCCACCAGGCCTACACTTTTAGAAATAATTTCTGGCGTTTTATTACACGCAATCTTTCTCTTAAAATTATCCCGGAAGAGATTTATGTGATATCGCATCATGTGCATCATGCCAAGTCAGATCAGCCAGGCGATCCCTATAATGCTACGGGCGGTTTTTTGTATTGTTTCCTGGCAGACGTTAATCATCAGCCTATATCCAGAGCGTTAGATGAAACCGACTACGATCGTGTGGTGCGATTGATGGAACATACAGGTGTAAAAAGCAATAGCTATAAAAGATATGTGAAATGGGGTTCCATTGCCTGTCCTTTGCAAAGTATTATGCACTGGCTATTGAATTGGGGCTTCTGGTATACTACTTTTTATTTCATAGGTGGACACGGGCTTGCCTGTGCTTTGTTTGGCGGCGCCTTTTTTTGGGCAGTAGGTGTAAGAACCTTTAACTATGAAGGCCATGCTAAAGGAGATAAAGAAAAACAAAAAGACGGAACTGATTTTAACCGCGAAGACAATTCCATCAACCAGCTTTGGCCGGGCTATGTTGCCGGCGAGTGGCATAATAATCACCATTTGTTTCCTTCCAGTGCGCGCTCCGGTTTCCTGCCCTACCAGCTGGATCTGGCCTGGTGCTATATCCGTACCTTAAAAAGCATAGGAGCGGTTACCAGTTATAAAGACTCTAAAAAGCAATTTCTGGAAAGGCATCATGAGCCGTTTATGGCTCAGAAAAATAAAATTGATGAGAATAGTCTGGTATAA
- a CDS encoding SRPBCC domain-containing protein, whose product MKDFKKYYILPAEPEEVYVALTNPATIQLWTGEPAVMSTEPDSEFALWDESIVGKNLEFEEGKKIVQQWYFDQEEPSIVTIKLHPHKQGTSVEVRHSNIPDSEYDDIVEGWDDAYFRSLVEFYI is encoded by the coding sequence ATGAAAGATTTTAAAAAATACTATATCCTGCCGGCAGAACCGGAAGAAGTTTATGTGGCTTTAACCAATCCTGCAACCATACAGTTATGGACGGGCGAGCCAGCGGTAATGAGCACAGAGCCTGATTCGGAGTTTGCGTTGTGGGATGAAAGTATTGTGGGCAAAAACCTGGAATTTGAAGAAGGAAAGAAGATTGTGCAGCAGTGGTATTTTGACCAGGAAGAGCCTTCCATTGTGACTATTAAATTGCATCCGCATAAGCAAGGCACTTCGGTGGAAGTGCGCCATTCTAATATTCCCGACAGCGAATATGATGATATTGTAGAAGGTTGGGACGATGCCTACTTCCGTTCCCTGGTGGAGTTTTATATCTAA
- a CDS encoding peptidase domain-containing ABC transporter, whose protein sequence is MKRALKKTIVKQRDITDCGAACLASVATWYGLKMPVARIRQYASTDQKGTNVLGLMEAASRLGFSAKAVKADMENLQQLPLPVIAHVVVHERISHYVVVYAVSPKGVTVMDPFEGRLEVWETDAFQKKWTGVLVLLAPGAAFEKGDNKVSVFSRFLYLMQPHRAVMMQVLLGAVVYTLLGLSTAIFLQKIVDNVMPDGNRKLLNLMGMVMVVILLLQFFINHVKTILTVKTGQQIDARLILGYYKHLLRLPQQFFDTMRVGEIISRMNDAVKIRVFINDVLISIAVNIFILFFSFGLMFTSYWKLAMLMLGIVPLYALVYYYANKANKHTQRKLMENSAELEAQLVESVNAAGTIKRFGLEEYANMKTEDRFIKMLRTVFKSATNGLWTGNVSQFINSLFTVLLLWVGTSFVLSNSITPGELLSFYAIIGYFTSPVVSLIGMNKTMQDAFIAADRLFEIMDLEKESEGQTITLTREMVGDIVFKDVHFRYGSRVNVFDGLQLTIPKGKVTAVIGESGSGKTTLLSLLQHMYPLQSGHIYIGDTDIRYISPGSLRSIVSVVPQKIDLFAGNVIENIAVGEYEPDLPRLLTVCKAVGILEMIERLPNGLGTYLGENGASLSGGQRQRLAIARALYRNPEILILDEATSALDSQSELHIQQCIRQLGTAGKTVILIAHRLSSVVQADNILVMHEGKIIEQGSHGTLLHPGTVYYTMWEQQFPMIAQIRQQRLSKIDLSSPQ, encoded by the coding sequence ATGAAACGTGCCCTCAAAAAAACAATAGTAAAGCAACGGGATATTACAGATTGTGGTGCTGCTTGCCTGGCATCTGTCGCTACCTGGTATGGACTGAAGATGCCTGTGGCCAGAATAAGGCAGTATGCTTCTACCGATCAGAAAGGAACCAATGTGCTAGGATTGATGGAAGCCGCTTCCCGTTTAGGTTTTTCGGCCAAGGCGGTGAAGGCTGATATGGAAAACCTGCAGCAATTGCCGTTGCCTGTGATAGCACATGTGGTAGTGCACGAGCGCATTAGCCATTATGTGGTAGTATATGCCGTTTCCCCAAAAGGCGTTACCGTAATGGACCCTTTTGAGGGCAGGCTGGAGGTGTGGGAGACAGACGCTTTTCAAAAAAAATGGACCGGCGTGCTGGTGTTGCTGGCACCAGGGGCGGCGTTTGAAAAAGGTGACAATAAAGTGTCGGTATTCAGTCGCTTTTTATATCTGATGCAGCCGCACCGTGCGGTGATGATGCAGGTGTTGCTGGGGGCGGTAGTGTATACCTTGCTGGGTTTATCTACCGCTATCTTTTTGCAGAAGATTGTAGATAATGTAATGCCTGATGGCAATAGAAAATTGCTGAACCTGATGGGAATGGTGATGGTGGTGATTTTGTTACTGCAATTTTTTATCAATCATGTAAAAACCATTTTAACGGTAAAAACGGGGCAGCAAATAGATGCCCGTTTAATACTGGGATATTATAAACATCTGTTACGCTTGCCCCAACAGTTTTTTGATACCATGCGGGTGGGTGAAATTATTTCCCGCATGAATGATGCTGTTAAAATTCGTGTGTTTATCAACGATGTGCTCATTAGCATAGCGGTGAATATTTTCATCCTTTTCTTTTCGTTTGGTTTGATGTTCACCTCTTACTGGAAGCTGGCGATGTTAATGCTGGGCATAGTGCCTTTATATGCCTTAGTGTATTACTATGCCAATAAAGCCAATAAGCATACACAGCGAAAGCTGATGGAGAACAGCGCTGAGTTGGAAGCGCAATTGGTGGAGTCGGTGAACGCAGCAGGCACCATTAAACGTTTTGGGCTGGAAGAGTATGCCAATATGAAAACGGAAGACCGTTTTATTAAAATGCTGCGTACTGTGTTTAAAAGTGCCACTAATGGTTTGTGGACGGGTAACGTAAGCCAGTTTATCAACTCGTTGTTTACCGTGTTATTGTTGTGGGTAGGCACTTCCTTTGTATTGAGCAATAGCATTACACCGGGGGAACTACTATCGTTTTATGCCATCATCGGTTATTTTACTTCGCCGGTGGTGTCGTTAATAGGCATGAATAAAACCATGCAGGATGCTTTTATTGCGGCAGACCGCTTGTTTGAGATTATGGACCTGGAAAAGGAGTCGGAAGGGCAAACCATTACGTTAACCAGGGAAATGGTGGGGGATATTGTGTTTAAGGATGTACACTTCCGGTATGGATCGCGCGTAAACGTTTTTGATGGTCTGCAACTTACTATACCTAAAGGGAAGGTAACGGCAGTAATAGGGGAGAGTGGATCGGGTAAAACCACGTTGCTTTCTTTGCTGCAACATATGTATCCGTTGCAGTCGGGACATATTTACATAGGCGACACGGATATCCGTTACATTAGCCCGGGTAGCCTGCGAAGCATTGTGTCGGTAGTGCCACAGAAAATAGATTTGTTTGCCGGTAATGTGATTGAAAACATTGCGGTGGGTGAATATGAGCCAGACCTGCCCCGGTTGTTAACCGTGTGTAAGGCGGTAGGTATATTGGAAATGATTGAGCGGTTACCGAATGGGCTGGGTACTTACCTTGGCGAAAACGGGGCCAGCTTATCGGGCGGGCAGCGGCAAAGGCTGGCTATTGCCCGGGCGCTGTATCGTAACCCGGAAATATTAATACTGGACGAAGCTACTTCTGCACTGGATTCGCAATCGGAGCTGCATATTCAACAGTGTATACGGCAATTGGGCACTGCGGGCAAAACGGTGATACTGATAGCGCACCGGTTAAGCTCGGTGGTGCAGGCAGATAATATACTGGTAATGCATGAGGGCAAAATAATAGAGCAGGGCAGCCATGGAACACTACTACATCCAGGCACTGTTTACTATACCATGTGGGAACAGCAGTTTCCTATGATAGCGCAAATAAGGCAGCAACGTCTCTCTAAAATAGATTTATCTTCGCCGCAATAG
- a CDS encoding HlyD family secretion protein produces the protein MQTKIFPAGVIENSVEKHFHDYHPQTKAIYLVVLAAILIAFVSLFFIKVDISVRSAGAFRSVTERTEIRASVSGVVESVSVAENAPVSAGQPLFKVDARQVNEKSALENNHYAELQAQLHDLEIITGSSEAPLQTRVYRQQYSLYQQRITDARVKLNTASRTYNRYSSLYKGNVVSSAEFEKYEYEKNAAEGELSLIKQQQFSQWHGDMMQLRLQLQELQASRQVTAQEKGLYTVNAPVSGYVQQLKGIQKGSFVSAGELLGEITPDNGLIAEAYVSTTDIGLLKKGTPVRMQVDAFDYNSWGMLTGTVQSVSEDVFTAEGQPPYFKVRCVIGNSALQLRNGYKAQIKKGMTMHARFLITSRTLYQLLYDKIDDWLNPNNAA, from the coding sequence GTGCAAACGAAAATATTTCCCGCAGGGGTTATCGAAAACAGTGTTGAAAAACACTTTCACGATTATCACCCCCAAACCAAAGCTATTTACCTGGTTGTATTAGCTGCTATACTCATCGCATTTGTTTCTTTATTCTTTATTAAAGTAGATATCTCTGTAAGAAGCGCCGGTGCTTTTCGTTCGGTAACGGAGCGAACAGAGATCCGTGCTTCGGTCAGTGGTGTGGTAGAATCGGTATCCGTGGCCGAAAATGCACCGGTTAGTGCCGGGCAGCCCTTGTTTAAAGTAGATGCCCGGCAGGTGAATGAAAAAAGTGCCCTGGAAAATAATCATTATGCCGAATTGCAGGCCCAGTTACACGACTTGGAGATTATTACCGGCAGTTCGGAAGCGCCTTTGCAAACACGCGTATACCGTCAGCAATACAGCCTTTATCAGCAGCGTATTACAGATGCTCGTGTAAAACTCAATACTGCCAGCAGAACCTATAACCGCTATTCCTCTTTATACAAAGGTAATGTGGTAAGCTCGGCAGAGTTTGAAAAATATGAATATGAAAAAAATGCAGCCGAAGGCGAGCTGTCGCTTATAAAGCAACAACAGTTTAGTCAATGGCATGGCGATATGATGCAGTTGCGCCTGCAACTGCAGGAGTTGCAGGCGAGCCGGCAGGTAACTGCGCAGGAGAAGGGGCTATACACAGTGAATGCGCCCGTGAGTGGCTATGTGCAGCAATTGAAGGGCATACAAAAAGGAAGCTTTGTGTCGGCCGGAGAGTTGTTGGGTGAGATAACGCCTGATAACGGATTGATTGCCGAAGCGTATGTAAGCACCACCGATATTGGGTTGTTGAAAAAGGGTACGCCGGTGCGTATGCAGGTAGATGCTTTTGATTACAATAGCTGGGGCATGCTTACCGGTACGGTGCAGTCCGTTTCGGAAGATGTGTTTACGGCCGAAGGGCAGCCACCTTATTTTAAAGTGCGTTGCGTTATAGGCAATAGTGCCCTGCAGTTGCGCAATGGCTACAAGGCGCAGATAAAAAAGGGCATGACTATGCATGCCCGATTTTTAATTACCAGCCGTACGCTGTATCAGCTGTTGTACGATAAAATTGATGATTGGTTAAACCCTAATAATGCCGCATGA
- a CDS encoding SAM-dependent methyltransferase: MNKGRLYITMPSGETITLGNGEGGVTASISIVHKNFFKRCVLYGDIGFGEAYEVGEWNTDNITHVLQWFLLNIDHAPSVSGSHVKSVLLNGLKIWNRLLHSRRGNSIIGSKKNIAAHYDLNNDFFALFLDKTMTYSSAYFYKEGMSLEEGQYAKYDRLCRQLHLQPADHVLEIGSGWGGNAIYIAKHYGCRVTTVTISEEQHRYAVEKIKEAGLEDRIEVLLQDYRYIKGSFDKIVSIEMIEAVGAEYLEEYCKTCYALLKRNGILAIQAITCPDSRFDQLRNGVDWIQKHIFPGSLLPSIGAINKAMNNTGDLTLVDVKDMGLDYAATLAIWCDRFNKQLQQVRLLGFSDSFVRKWNYYFSYCEAAFAMRNINVMQLVYVRPNTLTR, from the coding sequence ATGAATAAAGGCCGGTTGTATATCACCATGCCTTCCGGCGAAACTATTACACTGGGTAATGGAGAAGGAGGGGTAACTGCCAGTATTTCCATTGTGCATAAGAATTTTTTTAAGCGTTGCGTATTGTATGGTGATATTGGTTTTGGTGAAGCATACGAAGTGGGGGAGTGGAATACCGATAATATCACCCATGTATTGCAATGGTTTTTACTGAACATTGATCATGCACCTTCTGTATCGGGTAGTCATGTAAAGTCGGTGTTATTGAATGGGTTGAAAATATGGAACCGCCTGTTGCATAGCAGGCGGGGCAATAGCATTATTGGATCAAAAAAGAATATTGCAGCACATTACGATTTAAATAATGATTTTTTTGCTTTGTTCCTGGATAAAACGATGACTTATTCTTCTGCTTACTTTTATAAGGAGGGAATGAGCCTGGAAGAAGGGCAATATGCCAAATACGATCGTTTGTGCAGGCAATTACATTTGCAACCTGCCGATCATGTATTGGAAATAGGCAGCGGCTGGGGTGGTAATGCTATTTATATCGCAAAACATTACGGGTGCCGTGTAACTACTGTTACTATTTCGGAAGAGCAGCATCGTTATGCGGTGGAAAAGATAAAAGAAGCAGGCCTGGAAGATAGGATAGAGGTACTGTTGCAGGATTACAGATATATAAAAGGCAGTTTTGATAAGATAGTGTCTATTGAAATGATAGAAGCTGTAGGAGCAGAATACCTGGAAGAATATTGCAAAACCTGTTATGCCTTATTAAAACGTAATGGCATACTGGCTATTCAGGCTATTACCTGTCCTGATTCGCGTTTTGATCAGTTGCGCAATGGGGTAGACTGGATACAGAAGCATATTTTCCCCGGATCTTTATTGCCTTCTATAGGAGCTATTAATAAGGCTATGAACAATACAGGTGATTTAACATTAGTAGATGTGAAAGATATGGGATTGGATTATGCTGCAACATTGGCCATATGGTGCGATCGTTTTAATAAGCAGTTGCAGCAGGTAAGGCTATTAGGATTTAGTGATTCATTCGTAAGAAAATGGAATTATTATTTTTCATATTGCGAAGCAGCTTTCGCTATGCGTAATATAAATGTTATGCAATTAGTATATGTGCGCCCTAATACACTGACACGTTAA
- a CDS encoding DUF1365 domain-containing protein, with amino-acid sequence MNSCLYTASVMHHRLQPQKHWFSYNVYMFYIDLDELPELCRKYWMISHNRFNFFSFREKEHLQLPADKPDTTRTTREHITAWLHENGMELGEGKIMLLTNLNVLGYNFNPVSFYYCFDSSGMPLCCVAEVSNTFREMKPYLLGPDQLDKGVFTLRTAKYFYVSPFIDHDVDFHFQLRIPGRKLEISIDDYKNGQRFFITQLMGDKVPLGNRVLLWYTIRFPFITGKVMLLILWNALLLWRKKIPWHSKAANQHLQKNVYKKHIPR; translated from the coding sequence ATGAATAGCTGTTTGTATACTGCTTCGGTAATGCATCACCGGTTGCAACCTCAAAAGCACTGGTTCAGTTATAACGTGTATATGTTTTATATCGATCTGGATGAGTTGCCTGAGCTGTGCCGTAAATATTGGATGATAAGCCACAACCGGTTTAATTTTTTCAGTTTTCGCGAAAAAGAACATTTGCAATTGCCGGCCGATAAACCCGATACTACCCGTACTACCCGCGAACATATTACTGCATGGCTGCATGAAAACGGAATGGAACTGGGGGAGGGAAAGATTATGTTGCTTACCAACCTGAATGTATTGGGTTACAATTTTAATCCTGTTTCTTTTTACTACTGTTTTGACAGTAGTGGTATGCCTTTATGTTGTGTGGCGGAGGTGAGCAATACATTCCGGGAAATGAAACCTTATTTGCTGGGTCCAGATCAATTGGATAAAGGGGTGTTTACTTTGCGCACTGCCAAATATTTCTACGTATCGCCTTTTATAGATCATGATGTTGATTTTCATTTTCAACTGCGTATACCCGGCCGTAAGCTGGAGATTTCCATAGATGACTATAAAAACGGGCAGCGTTTTTTTATCACTCAACTTATGGGGGATAAAGTGCCGCTGGGCAACCGTGTGTTGTTATGGTATACCATCCGTTTTCCTTTTATTACGGGGAAAGTGATGCTGCTGATACTTTGGAATGCTTTATTGCTATGGCGTAAAAAAATACCCTGGCATTCCAAGGCCGCAAACCAGCATTTACAGAAAAACGTATATAAAAAACATATACCCCGATAA
- a CDS encoding NAD(P)/FAD-dependent oxidoreductase: MEKLAIIGTGIAGMGCAHHLQHKYDITLFEQNDYVGGHTNTISVEENGRPVYIDTGFMVFNYATYPHLCGLFEDIQAPVKKTDMSFSVQHVPTRLEYCGSGLNGLFAQRRNLVNGSFIKMLWQITRFNKEAIGILDNPAYEQYSLKDFIEERGYGKDMLWKYLVPMSSAVWSTPMELMLDFPAHTLIRFFKNHGFLGLHTQHQWYTLHNGSQAYRKLLIEPFRHRIQLNNAVINVKRMQGKALVQTANGLTSTFDKVIFACHADQALRLLDNPTPREQYLLSRFQYQYNKATVHTDESIMPLNRRVWSSWNYRVEERDGKQVPTTIYWMNRLQQVSDTRNYFVSINALPGSIDAGKIIREIDYEHPLFDVPAVMAQKELPGLNADGPLYYCGSYFRYGFHEDAYASAVSLSKLLKHE, encoded by the coding sequence ATGGAAAAGTTAGCTATTATAGGAACAGGTATTGCAGGCATGGGATGTGCACATCACCTGCAACACAAATACGATATTACCCTGTTTGAGCAGAATGATTATGTGGGTGGGCACACAAATACTATTTCGGTAGAAGAGAATGGCAGGCCTGTTTATATAGACACGGGTTTTATGGTATTTAATTATGCCACCTATCCGCACCTTTGTGGTTTGTTTGAAGATATTCAGGCGCCTGTAAAAAAAACAGACATGTCTTTCAGTGTACAACATGTGCCTACCAGACTGGAATATTGTGGTTCGGGACTGAATGGTTTGTTTGCCCAACGCAGGAACCTGGTAAATGGTTCTTTTATAAAAATGCTCTGGCAAATAACCCGGTTTAATAAAGAGGCGATAGGCATACTGGATAACCCTGCCTATGAACAGTATTCACTGAAGGATTTTATAGAAGAACGCGGGTATGGAAAAGACATGTTGTGGAAGTACCTGGTACCTATGAGTTCGGCTGTGTGGAGTACGCCTATGGAGCTGATGCTGGATTTTCCGGCGCACACGCTGATTCGGTTTTTTAAAAACCACGGATTCTTAGGTTTACATACACAACACCAGTGGTATACTTTACACAATGGAAGCCAGGCTTACCGGAAACTGTTAATAGAGCCATTCCGGCATCGTATTCAACTGAACAATGCGGTGATAAATGTAAAACGGATGCAGGGCAAGGCCCTGGTGCAAACGGCCAATGGCCTCACCAGCACCTTTGATAAGGTTATATTTGCCTGTCATGCCGATCAGGCCCTTCGCCTGCTGGATAATCCTACCCCGCGCGAGCAATATCTGCTTAGCCGCTTTCAATACCAGTATAATAAGGCTACTGTGCATACTGATGAAAGCATTATGCCTTTGAACAGGCGTGTGTGGAGCAGTTGGAATTACCGGGTAGAAGAGCGGGATGGCAAACAGGTGCCTACCACTATTTACTGGATGAATCGTTTGCAGCAGGTGTCGGATACCCGTAATTATTTTGTATCCATTAATGCTTTGCCAGGTAGTATTGATGCCGGCAAAATTATCCGGGAAATAGATTATGAACATCCGTTGTTTGATGTGCCTGCTGTGATGGCGCAAAAGGAATTGCCGGGACTTAATGCAGATGGACCTTTATATTATTGTGGCAGTTATTTCCGCTATGGGTTTCATGAAGATGCTTATGCCAGTGCAGTATCACTCAGCAAACTGTTGAAGCATGAATAG
- a CDS encoding alpha/beta hydrolase yields the protein MLRMLIAVVLLLLSLLVVVKAPTHFLWQLSVVVTCYPYVFMLLSAVVATWAFTGGKCHLVALCMNGMAFCLYALPIANACYAGKGIADALTAVFPDKQLNATKAQPFSGIRMFTGLSITPVSASTIVYANAGDKVLTFDYYPSYTKEPSPVVIVIHGGSWESGDSKQLPALNSFLANRGYNVAAINYRLAPQYQFPAPVEDTRKVIAYIKKQAAVLHADTNNIVLLGRSAGGQVALVAAYSLPDNSIKGVVDLYAPADMVWGGRVKVSDWVLNTNSIYKGYFGGVYTQVPEVFKKASACEYVNRKSPPTLLIHGDIDPLVSSVHSVHLSNRLTACGVRNYFLRMPYATHGCDYNINSPAGQLTAYAVEHFIHSVTQ from the coding sequence ATGCTGCGAATGCTGATTGCAGTAGTGCTATTGTTGTTGTCGCTGCTGGTAGTAGTGAAGGCGCCCACTCACTTTTTATGGCAGCTATCGGTGGTGGTTACCTGTTATCCCTATGTTTTTATGTTGTTGAGCGCTGTTGTAGCTACCTGGGCATTTACCGGAGGAAAATGCCACCTGGTGGCTTTATGCATGAATGGTATGGCTTTTTGCCTGTATGCTTTGCCCATAGCAAACGCCTGTTATGCAGGAAAGGGGATTGCTGATGCGCTAACTGCTGTTTTTCCGGATAAGCAGCTGAATGCAACAAAAGCACAGCCTTTTAGTGGCATCCGTATGTTTACGGGGTTAAGCATTACCCCGGTATCTGCCAGTACCATTGTTTATGCCAATGCCGGTGATAAGGTGCTTACGTTTGATTATTATCCTTCTTATACAAAAGAGCCTTCTCCCGTAGTGATTGTGATTCATGGTGGTTCGTGGGAAAGCGGTGATAGCAAACAGTTGCCCGCGCTAAACAGCTTCCTGGCAAACAGGGGCTATAATGTAGCAGCTATCAATTACCGGCTGGCACCGCAATACCAGTTTCCGGCACCTGTAGAAGATACCAGGAAGGTAATAGCCTATATAAAAAAGCAGGCAGCAGTTTTACATGCCGATACCAATAATATAGTGCTGCTGGGACGTTCGGCCGGCGGGCAGGTGGCGCTGGTGGCTGCTTACAGTTTGCCTGACAACAGCATTAAGGGGGTGGTAGATTTATATGCACCAGCTGATATGGTTTGGGGTGGGCGGGTGAAAGTGAGTGATTGGGTATTAAATACTAATAGCATTTACAAAGGATATTTTGGCGGGGTGTATACACAGGTGCCGGAGGTGTTTAAAAAAGCATCGGCCTGTGAATATGTGAACAGGAAGTCGCCCCCTACTTTATTAATACATGGTGATATAGATCCGCTGGTGTCTTCTGTGCATAGTGTGCATTTATCCAACAGGCTTACCGCTTGTGGTGTACGTAATTATTTCTTACGAATGCCTTATGCCACGCATGGGTGCGATTATAATATCAACAGTCCGGCAGGGCAATTAACTGCTTATGCGGTAGAACATTTTATTCACTCAGTAACCCAATAA
- a CDS encoding SAM-dependent methyltransferase — translation MWYNSLLEKDYFPDSLIRTGIRRLLKQRLQNENKGCTEVQQQHLLQLIQELKDSPIAVNTTDANEQHYEVPTRFYQYCLGPHLKYSSGYWKEGVTDIHTSEKDMLLLTCDRAQLQNGQEVLELGCGWGSLSLFMAVRYPQSSFTVVSNSRTQKMHIDEQARLQGITNLTVVTADMNLFTTEQRFDRVVSVEMFEHMRNYEMLMQKVASFLKPEGKLFVHIFTHKSYAYKFEVMDESDWMSKYFFTGGIMPSDHLLLYFNQHVSIQDHWHVSGLHYSKTAEAWLQNMDRHKADIMPLFKETYGKKNAVKWWVYWRIFFMSCSELWKYNNGQEWMVSHYLFQKK, via the coding sequence ATGTGGTATAACTCATTACTTGAAAAAGATTATTTCCCTGACTCCCTTATCCGCACTGGCATACGCCGATTATTGAAACAGCGTTTACAGAATGAAAACAAAGGATGCACTGAGGTACAGCAACAGCATTTGCTACAGTTGATACAGGAGTTGAAAGACTCGCCTATTGCAGTGAATACAACAGATGCCAATGAGCAGCATTATGAAGTGCCTACGCGTTTTTATCAATATTGCCTGGGGCCACATTTAAAGTACAGCAGCGGGTATTGGAAAGAAGGTGTAACAGATATTCATACTTCAGAAAAAGACATGTTGCTGTTAACCTGCGATCGTGCGCAACTGCAGAACGGACAAGAGGTGCTGGAGCTGGGCTGTGGCTGGGGATCGTTGTCGTTGTTTATGGCTGTACGTTATCCGCAAAGCAGCTTTACGGTAGTGTCTAATTCGCGTACTCAGAAAATGCATATAGATGAGCAGGCGCGTTTACAAGGTATTACCAACCTTACAGTAGTTACGGCAGACATGAACCTGTTTACTACCGAACAGCGGTTTGATCGGGTGGTATCGGTGGAAATGTTTGAACACATGCGTAACTATGAAATGCTGATGCAGAAGGTGGCTTCATTTCTAAAGCCGGAAGGCAAGTTGTTTGTGCACATTTTTACGCATAAAAGTTATGCCTACAAGTTTGAGGTAATGGATGAGAGCGACTGGATGAGCAAGTATTTTTTTACCGGTGGCATTATGCCCAGTGATCACCTGCTTTTATATTTCAATCAACATGTATCTATCCAGGACCACTGGCATGTAAGCGGTTTGCATTATAGTAAAACGGCAGAAGCCTGGTTGCAAAATATGGACAGGCATAAAGCGGACATCATGCCGCTTTTTAAAGAAACCTACGGTAAAAAGAATGCGGTAAAGTGGTGGGTGTATTGGCGCATTTTTTTTATGAGCTGCTCGGAATTATGGAAATACAACAACGGGCAGGAGTGGATGGTGAGTCATTACCTGTTTCAAAAAAAATAA